One Amycolatopsis sp. NBC_00355 genomic window carries:
- a CDS encoding AraC family transcriptional regulator, whose product MTGLPQTELLPGNPVARAMDVDEAHEAVTRTYLPHRLEVLDREIDLDMRLNAVRVGAVTAGYLRYGSPVRLGTVDAGNYHVNIPVAGRSEQRCGSSEPVFTGPGRAAVFVPGYPADMRWGAACAQLCLMIDRHELELELERQIGRPLGERLRFTTAMDLDTPAARSWLEVLALLEREAGRPGGITHHPAAAAHLQSLAIAGLLLAQPNNYSDHLHAPAAPAPPRALRRAVELIEDDPGLPWTSSTLAREVSVSVRALQEGFQRWFALPPMAYLRDVRLTRVHDELGVADPGGTTIAAVATRWGFLHAGRFSTAYRRKFGVLPSDTLHGRHPVKGTTG is encoded by the coding sequence GTGACGGGCTTGCCTCAGACGGAGCTGCTGCCCGGGAATCCGGTCGCTCGCGCGATGGACGTCGACGAGGCGCACGAAGCGGTGACCCGGACGTACCTGCCTCATCGGCTCGAGGTGCTGGACCGTGAGATCGACTTGGACATGCGGCTCAACGCGGTCCGGGTGGGCGCGGTGACCGCAGGCTACCTGCGCTACGGGAGCCCGGTCCGGCTCGGCACGGTCGACGCCGGCAACTACCACGTCAACATCCCGGTCGCCGGACGTTCCGAGCAGCGCTGCGGCTCGTCGGAACCGGTGTTCACCGGACCCGGACGGGCCGCCGTGTTCGTGCCGGGCTACCCGGCCGACATGCGGTGGGGAGCCGCGTGCGCCCAGCTCTGCCTCATGATCGACCGCCACGAGCTGGAACTGGAGCTGGAGCGCCAGATCGGGCGGCCACTGGGCGAGCGGCTGCGCTTCACCACCGCGATGGACCTGGACACCCCGGCGGCGCGGTCGTGGCTCGAGGTGCTGGCTCTGCTGGAGCGGGAGGCGGGCCGGCCGGGCGGGATCACGCACCACCCCGCGGCGGCCGCGCACCTGCAGAGCCTGGCGATCGCCGGTCTGCTGCTGGCCCAGCCGAACAACTACAGCGACCACCTGCACGCGCCGGCGGCCCCGGCGCCGCCCAGGGCACTGCGCCGGGCCGTGGAGCTGATCGAAGACGACCCGGGGCTGCCGTGGACTTCGAGCACCTTGGCCCGGGAAGTCTCGGTCAGCGTCCGGGCACTGCAGGAAGGGTTCCAGCGCTGGTTCGCGCTGCCGCCGATGGCCTACCTGCGGGATGTCCGCCTGACCCGGGTACACGACGAACTCGGGGTGGCCGACCCCGGCGGCACGACGATCGCCGCGGTCGCCACTCGCTGGGGCTTCCTGCACGCCGGCCGGTTCTCGACCGCCTACCGCCGCAAGTTCGGTGTCCTGCCCTCGGACACCTTGCACGGCCGTCACCCGGTGAAGGGGACAACCGGCTGA
- a CDS encoding substrate-binding domain-containing protein — translation MPRLSTTQNSTLGVIAPRSQLYGPLSALSAVEEAARTNGFGTIIATVVPSTRNSFADAVLRLSSARLDGIVIIDPRPPTGKPSIAVPASIPVVLVGGSADAAESRVFFDQHEGARMATEHLLRLGHHTVWHVSGPEHCLESHARERGWRDTLEEHGAHQPPPLRGDWSSRSGYAAGSLLVHEPDVDAVFVANDQMAFGVLHAFTEAGIAVPRDVRVVGFDDVPEAAYTTPSLSTVRQDFAELGRRAVHALVSRIGGGSAEQLRLVPRFLVRESTLPP, via the coding sequence GTGCCAAGACTCTCGACCACGCAGAACTCCACCCTGGGGGTGATCGCCCCGAGATCCCAGCTCTACGGACCGCTCTCCGCACTCTCCGCCGTGGAAGAAGCGGCACGCACCAACGGCTTCGGCACGATCATCGCCACCGTCGTGCCCAGCACGCGCAACTCCTTCGCCGATGCTGTCCTGCGCTTGAGCTCCGCACGCCTCGACGGAATCGTGATCATCGACCCACGCCCGCCCACCGGCAAGCCGTCGATCGCCGTCCCCGCGTCCATACCCGTCGTCCTGGTCGGCGGCAGCGCCGACGCGGCGGAATCCCGCGTCTTCTTCGACCAGCACGAAGGCGCCCGGATGGCCACCGAGCACCTCCTGCGTCTCGGGCACCACACCGTCTGGCACGTCAGCGGTCCGGAACACTGCCTGGAATCGCACGCTCGCGAGCGAGGGTGGCGGGACACCCTCGAAGAGCACGGGGCGCACCAGCCACCCCCGCTCCGCGGCGACTGGAGCTCCCGCTCCGGCTACGCCGCGGGCTCGCTGCTCGTGCACGAGCCCGACGTCGACGCGGTCTTCGTGGCCAACGACCAGATGGCGTTCGGCGTGCTCCACGCGTTCACCGAAGCCGGCATCGCGGTACCGCGGGACGTCCGCGTCGTGGGCTTCGACGACGTGCCCGAGGCCGCCTACACCACGCCGTCGCTGAGTACCGTCCGCCAGGACTTCGCGGAACTGGGCAGGCGAGCAGTTCACGCACTGGTGTCGAGGATCGGCGGCGGTTCCGCCGAACAACTCCGCCTGGTGCCGCGGTTCCTCGTCCGCGAAAGCACCTTGCCACCCTGA
- a CDS encoding Hsp20/alpha crystallin family protein, giving the protein MLMRTDPFRELDRFAQQMLGSATPGTWSKPAAMPMDAYRDGDEFVVCFDLPGVSPDAIDLDVERNVLTVKAERRPLAGGDVQMQVSERPLGVFSRQLFLGDTLDTDHIAAGYEAGVLTLRIPIAEKAKPRRIEITGTTGDRKEIQA; this is encoded by the coding sequence GTGTTGATGCGCACCGACCCGTTCCGTGAGCTGGACCGCTTCGCCCAGCAGATGCTCGGCAGCGCGACCCCCGGAACCTGGTCCAAGCCCGCCGCGATGCCGATGGACGCCTACCGCGACGGCGACGAGTTCGTCGTCTGCTTCGACCTGCCCGGCGTCTCCCCCGACGCCATCGACCTCGACGTCGAACGCAACGTCCTGACCGTCAAGGCCGAACGACGGCCACTCGCCGGCGGCGACGTCCAGATGCAGGTGTCCGAACGGCCGCTGGGCGTGTTCTCCCGCCAGCTGTTCCTCGGCGACACCCTCGACACCGACCACATCGCCGCGGGCTACGAGGCCGGAGTCCTGACCCTGCGCATCCCGATCGCCGAAAAAGCCAAGCCCCGGCGCATCGAGATCACCGGCACCACCGGCGACCGCAAGGAAATCCAGGCCTGA
- a CDS encoding STAS domain-containing protein yields MDQGPSMTQSVRVEPLDHVRPGACLLRLRGPFHARSGIELMAVIDGQRAHALDLLILDLTEPVAFGPVALQIVVQIATELRRVDVGLRLVGSEQAVGSPLTVAGVRSLFTLHGTVGEALGAR; encoded by the coding sequence ATGGACCAGGGCCCGTCGATGACGCAGTCCGTGCGGGTCGAGCCGTTGGACCACGTGCGGCCGGGAGCCTGTCTGCTGCGGCTACGCGGTCCGTTCCACGCGCGGAGCGGGATCGAGCTGATGGCCGTCATCGACGGGCAGCGAGCGCACGCCCTCGACCTGCTGATCCTCGACCTGACCGAACCGGTCGCCTTCGGTCCGGTGGCCCTGCAGATCGTCGTGCAGATCGCGACGGAACTCCGCCGCGTCGATGTCGGGTTGCGGCTGGTCGGCTCGGAACAGGCCGTCGGCTCGCCCTTGACCGTGGCCGGCGTGCGGTCCCTGTTCACCCTGCACGGCACGGTCGGCGAAGCCCTCGGAGCCCGGTGA
- a CDS encoding DUF6292 family protein: MTASLHLPTGHPALTALWAYLADVTTALGIGPESCTVDHDTPVSAYIALDERLPGYPGHDVALLWDEIRGWAAAVEIHSADDPVVVRYLGGPTITPAPGNVARFVAALREDDHRVGRLDPPTLRTAESLAELDAALRDRSAT, translated from the coding sequence GTGACCGCATCGCTGCACCTCCCGACCGGCCACCCTGCCCTCACCGCCTTGTGGGCCTATCTGGCCGACGTGACCACCGCACTGGGCATCGGCCCCGAATCCTGCACCGTCGACCACGACACCCCGGTCTCCGCCTACATCGCCCTCGACGAGCGCCTGCCCGGCTACCCCGGCCACGACGTCGCCCTCCTGTGGGACGAGATCCGCGGCTGGGCCGCCGCCGTCGAAATCCACTCCGCCGACGACCCCGTCGTCGTGCGCTACCTCGGCGGACCCACCATCACCCCGGCACCCGGGAACGTCGCGCGGTTCGTCGCCGCCCTGCGCGAAGACGACCACCGCGTCGGCCGGCTCGACCCACCCACTCTGCGCACCGCGGAGAGCCTGGCCGAACTCGACGCCGCGCTGCGCGACCGGAGCGCGACGTGA
- a CDS encoding DivIVA domain-containing protein: MTPGALPLPVSFALAVRGYDREQVDEHLAELHDEIRLLTLDRDAAIAEAETLLRRLETARGEADDLRARLNRLALAPADPDAVGERVRLMLECARAEADAIIASARHRAAAVRERAAEAERRTAARLRAIDDFLARAEDILAEERPQPPLRQAGLTAA, encoded by the coding sequence GTGACCCCCGGTGCCCTGCCGCTACCGGTGTCCTTCGCCCTCGCCGTGCGCGGCTACGACCGCGAGCAGGTCGACGAGCACCTGGCCGAACTGCACGACGAGATCCGGCTGCTGACCCTGGACCGCGACGCCGCCATCGCCGAAGCCGAAACCCTGCTCCGGCGCCTGGAAACGGCCCGCGGCGAGGCCGACGACCTCCGCGCTCGGCTGAACCGCCTGGCCCTGGCGCCCGCCGATCCGGACGCGGTCGGTGAGCGGGTGCGGCTCATGCTCGAATGCGCTCGCGCCGAAGCCGACGCCATCATCGCCTCGGCCCGCCATCGAGCCGCGGCCGTGCGGGAGCGGGCCGCCGAGGCGGAACGGCGCACAGCGGCCCGGTTACGCGCGATCGACGACTTCCTGGCCCGCGCCGAGGACATCCTGGCCGAAGAACGGCCGCAACCCCCGCTCCGGCAAGCCGGCCTCACCGCCGCCTGA
- a CDS encoding SpoIIE family protein phosphatase: MSRPRDRALGDDQPPAASIEADLRSLFGQSPAVFASLAGPDHVLEAANPAFFDAVARADVTSLGVPLGRALPELAGQGFLSLLDRVYRTGEPATGRDARVLLGPGPDAREAFFDFTYEPRRDASGAVTGVRVIGVETTQAKHAQRLTAEHRALLEQIARQAPLERILDGMARAIEELAPDVLVSVLLADPDGRHLRHGAAPSLPKFYNNAIDGIATGEGVGSCGTAAHRRRPVIVTDIANDPFWADFRELAGRAGLAACWSTPILGRDERLLGTFAMYHRAPRSPQDADFALTRLFADTAALAIERHHVELARQAAEAKEKAARQDLAFLLSASTALSADLDHVQALQRLAELCVPGLAPLCTVDIVEDGRVRRAGSAGANARATGLLDGHRPAPRTDSALGRVLASGMTEVARQPPLTPGPWRELGVTGYLCVPLTERGQTFGVLTLLSTGEGGFDGHTVSLAEEVALRAASAARNARQYSQRVTLARDLQAGLLLPDLPAVPGAELATFYHPAGEGLDIGGDFYDVFPLDDRTWAFMLGDVCGRGPKAATTTALVRHTARAVAPLLGDPVAILQAVDRALSNRPDAHGTDFVTMVYGHLTPGDDGLAIDLLRAGHNLPLVLDSAHRTHELDIPGKLLGLGGNPRLEKRHLVLKPDESLVLLTDGFVETRNPQGEQFGDDRLLDAVTSAPARPGAHDVLDAVTAAVRAFAQAETGTDDQAALVITARPVFTAGDRGSRSPAGPGRRSVRP, translated from the coding sequence ATGTCCCGACCCCGCGACCGGGCGCTCGGCGACGACCAGCCGCCGGCCGCCTCGATCGAAGCGGACCTGCGGTCGTTGTTCGGCCAGTCGCCCGCGGTCTTCGCGTCGCTGGCCGGCCCGGACCACGTGCTGGAAGCCGCGAACCCCGCGTTCTTCGACGCGGTCGCCCGGGCCGACGTCACTTCACTGGGCGTGCCGCTCGGCCGGGCGCTGCCGGAGCTCGCCGGACAGGGCTTCCTCTCGCTGCTGGACCGGGTGTACCGGACCGGCGAGCCGGCCACCGGACGGGATGCCCGGGTGCTGCTGGGGCCCGGGCCGGACGCCCGGGAAGCCTTCTTCGACTTCACCTACGAACCCCGCCGCGACGCGTCCGGAGCCGTGACGGGCGTGCGCGTCATCGGAGTCGAGACCACGCAGGCCAAGCACGCCCAGCGGCTCACCGCCGAGCACCGCGCCCTCCTCGAGCAGATCGCCCGCCAAGCGCCTCTGGAGCGGATCCTGGACGGGATGGCCAGGGCGATCGAAGAGCTCGCGCCCGACGTGCTGGTTTCGGTGCTGCTCGCCGATCCCGACGGGCGTCACCTGCGCCACGGCGCGGCGCCCAGCCTGCCGAAGTTCTACAACAACGCCATCGACGGCATCGCCACCGGCGAAGGCGTCGGCTCGTGCGGTACCGCCGCGCACCGCCGCCGGCCGGTCATCGTCACCGACATCGCGAACGACCCGTTCTGGGCCGATTTCCGCGAACTCGCCGGCCGCGCCGGGCTGGCGGCGTGCTGGTCGACGCCGATCCTGGGCCGGGACGAACGGCTGCTGGGCACGTTCGCGATGTACCACCGCGCGCCGCGCTCACCCCAGGACGCCGACTTCGCCCTGACCCGGCTCTTCGCCGACACCGCCGCACTCGCGATCGAACGCCACCACGTCGAACTCGCCCGGCAAGCCGCCGAAGCCAAGGAGAAAGCGGCCCGGCAGGACCTCGCGTTCCTGCTGTCGGCGAGCACCGCGCTCTCGGCGGACCTCGACCACGTGCAGGCCCTGCAGCGGCTGGCGGAGCTGTGCGTACCCGGGCTCGCGCCGCTCTGCACCGTCGACATCGTCGAGGACGGCCGGGTGCGCCGGGCCGGCAGCGCCGGCGCGAACGCCCGCGCCACCGGTCTCCTGGACGGCCACCGGCCGGCCCCGCGCACCGACAGCGCACTGGGCCGGGTGCTCGCCTCCGGGATGACCGAAGTGGCCCGGCAGCCGCCCCTGACCCCCGGTCCGTGGCGCGAACTGGGTGTCACGGGCTATCTCTGCGTCCCGCTCACCGAACGCGGCCAGACCTTCGGCGTCCTCACGCTGCTGAGCACCGGCGAAGGCGGGTTCGACGGTCACACCGTTTCCCTCGCCGAAGAGGTCGCCTTGCGGGCCGCGTCCGCCGCCCGCAACGCGCGCCAGTACAGCCAGCGCGTCACCCTGGCCCGCGACCTGCAGGCGGGCCTGCTGTTGCCCGACCTGCCGGCGGTCCCCGGTGCCGAGCTCGCGACCTTTTACCACCCCGCCGGCGAGGGCCTGGACATCGGCGGCGACTTCTACGACGTGTTCCCCCTCGACGACCGGACGTGGGCGTTCATGCTCGGCGACGTCTGCGGCCGGGGCCCCAAGGCCGCGACGACCACGGCGCTGGTCCGGCACACCGCCCGCGCTGTCGCGCCGCTGCTGGGAGATCCGGTCGCGATCCTGCAAGCCGTCGACCGCGCCCTCAGCAACCGCCCGGACGCCCACGGCACCGACTTCGTGACGATGGTCTACGGCCACCTGACCCCCGGCGACGACGGCCTCGCCATCGACCTGCTCCGCGCCGGCCACAACTTGCCGCTGGTGCTCGACTCCGCCCACCGCACGCACGAACTCGACATCCCGGGCAAGCTCCTCGGCCTGGGCGGCAACCCCCGTCTCGAGAAGCGCCACCTCGTCTTGAAGCCGGACGAAAGCCTCGTGCTGCTCACCGACGGATTCGTCGAGACCCGCAACCCCCAAGGCGAACAGTTCGGCGACGACCGGCTGCTGGACGCGGTCACCTCCGCCCCCGCCCGGCCGGGTGCCCACGACGTCCTGGACGCCGTCACCGCGGCAGTTCGTGCCTTCGCCCAAGCAGAAACCGGGACCGACGACCAGGCGGCGCTCGTCATCACGGCCAGACCGGTCTTCACCGCCGGCGACCGGGGATCCCGGAGCCCGGCCGGCCCCGGCCGCCGATCTGTCAGGCCCTGA